In Thalassotalea sp. Sam97, a single window of DNA contains:
- the rpoB gene encoding DNA-directed RNA polymerase subunit beta, protein MVYSYSEKKRIRKDFGKSAQVMDYPFLLSIQLESFRKFIDIDETGTVGLEAAFRSVFPIKSYSGNSELQYVSYRLGEPLFDVKECQIRGVTYSAALRVKLRLVIYDKEAAAGTVKDIKEQEVYMGEIPLMTENGTFVINGTERVIVSQLHRSPGVFFDHDKGKTHSSGKVLYNARVIPYRGSWLDFEFDPKDNLFVRIDRRRKLPASIILRALEYSTEEILAMFYTTTRFDIKKNKVVMELVPERLRGETATFDIKMPNGDILVEQGRRITARHIRDLAKENVETLEVPPDYIVGRVLAKDYVNKSTGELVAEANTELTLELVAELVQAGYKSLDTLYMNEFDCGSYMSDTLRIDSSTNRLDALVEIYRMMRPGEPPTKEAAEALFDNLFFSDERYDLSSVGRMKFNRRVGRSESTGEGVLSNDDIIDVMKTLISIRDGKGEVDDIDHLGNRRIRSVGEMAENQFRVGLVRVERAVRERLSLGDLDAVMPQDLINAKPISAAVKEFFGSSQLSQFMDQNNPLSEVTHKRRISALGPGGLTRERAGFEVRDVHPTHYGRVCPIETPEGPNIGLINSLSCYARTNDYGFLETPYRRVVDGVVTDEIDYLSAIEEGNFVVAQANAEVDADNKLVDGLVPCRHKNEFTLMSSDQVQYMDVSPQQIISVAASLIPFLEHDDANRALMGANMQRQAVPTLKADKPLVGTGMEKTIAVDSGVTAVAKRGGVVDYVDASRIVVRVNESEMVPGEAGIDIYNLTKYTRSNQNTCINQRPTCNVGEPVQRGDVLADGPSTDLGELALGQNMRIAFMPWNGYNFEDSMLISERVTKEDRFTTIHIQELSCIARDTKLGSEEITSDIPNVGESALSKLDESGVVYIGAEVKGGDILVGKVTPKGETQLTPEEKLLRAIFGEKAADVKDSSLRVPNSVQGTIIDVQIFTRDGVEKDKRALEIEEMQLAQVKKDLGDEFSILEDGIYARAKKLLMTAGMNESDLNSMSRDQWLTQSLADEGQQTELEQIAEQYDAIKADFEKKFEAKRRKITQGDDLAPGVLKIVKVYLAVKRRLQPGDKMAGRHGNKGVISNVVPVEDMPYDENGEPVDIVLNPLGVPSRMNIGQILETHLGMAARGIGEKIDRMIKEQQELAKLRSFLKDVYAVGESRQIVDIDNFSDDEVMRLADNLRAGLPIATPAFDGAAEKEIKELFRLADMPESGQFTLYDGRTGRAFERPVTVGYMYMLKLNHLVDDKMHARSTGSYSLVTQQPLGGKAQFGGQRFGEMEVWALEAYGAAYTLQEMLTVKSDDVNGRTKMYKNLVDGDHRMEPGMPESFNVLLKEIRSLGINIELDQE, encoded by the coding sequence ATGGTTTACTCTTATTCTGAGAAGAAGCGTATTCGTAAGGATTTTGGTAAGAGCGCTCAGGTAATGGACTATCCATTCCTGTTGTCTATCCAACTCGAATCTTTCCGCAAGTTTATTGATATCGACGAAACGGGTACAGTAGGTTTAGAAGCCGCTTTCCGTAGTGTATTCCCAATCAAAAGTTATTCTGGTAACTCAGAGTTACAATACGTTAGCTACCGTTTAGGTGAGCCATTATTTGACGTTAAAGAATGTCAAATCCGTGGTGTTACCTATTCTGCAGCTTTACGCGTTAAATTACGTCTTGTAATTTACGATAAAGAAGCCGCAGCAGGTACCGTAAAAGATATTAAAGAACAAGAAGTATATATGGGCGAAATCCCATTGATGACAGAAAACGGTACGTTTGTTATCAATGGTACTGAGCGTGTTATTGTTTCACAATTACACCGTTCTCCTGGTGTATTCTTTGATCATGACAAGGGTAAAACCCACTCGTCAGGTAAAGTGCTTTATAACGCACGCGTTATCCCTTACCGTGGTTCATGGTTGGATTTCGAGTTTGATCCAAAAGATAACTTATTCGTACGTATTGACCGTCGTCGTAAGTTACCTGCGTCGATCATCCTACGTGCACTTGAGTACAGCACAGAAGAAATTCTGGCGATGTTCTACACCACAACACGTTTTGACATCAAAAAGAATAAAGTCGTTATGGAATTGGTTCCAGAACGTCTACGTGGTGAAACAGCAACGTTTGATATCAAGATGCCGAATGGCGATATCTTAGTTGAGCAAGGCCGTCGTATTACCGCTCGTCACATCCGTGATCTAGCGAAAGAGAACGTAGAAACGTTAGAAGTACCACCAGATTACATCGTTGGTCGCGTGCTAGCTAAAGATTACGTCAACAAGAGCACAGGTGAGTTAGTTGCAGAAGCAAACACTGAACTTACGTTAGAGCTTGTTGCTGAACTTGTTCAAGCGGGTTACAAATCACTAGATACTCTGTACATGAATGAATTCGATTGTGGTTCATACATGTCAGACACTTTACGCATCGATAGCTCAACAAATCGTCTAGACGCGCTTGTTGAAATTTACCGTATGATGCGCCCTGGTGAGCCACCAACGAAAGAAGCTGCCGAAGCGTTATTTGATAACTTATTCTTCTCAGATGAGCGTTACGATTTATCAAGCGTTGGTCGTATGAAGTTTAACCGTCGTGTTGGTCGTAGCGAATCAACTGGCGAAGGCGTTCTATCTAACGACGACATCATCGATGTAATGAAGACCCTTATCTCGATCCGTGATGGTAAAGGTGAAGTGGACGATATCGACCACTTAGGTAACCGTCGTATTCGTTCTGTAGGTGAAATGGCTGAGAACCAGTTCCGCGTAGGTTTAGTACGTGTTGAACGTGCCGTTCGTGAGCGTTTATCTCTTGGTGATCTTGATGCAGTAATGCCACAAGATTTAATTAACGCTAAGCCAATTTCTGCAGCGGTTAAAGAGTTCTTCGGTTCATCACAGCTATCGCAGTTTATGGACCAAAACAACCCGCTTTCAGAAGTAACGCACAAGCGTCGTATCTCAGCGTTAGGCCCAGGTGGTTTGACTCGTGAACGCGCAGGCTTCGAGGTTCGAGACGTTCACCCAACTCACTATGGTCGTGTTTGTCCAATCGAGACTCCTGAAGGTCCAAACATTGGTTTGATTAACTCATTGTCTTGTTATGCACGTACTAACGATTACGGTTTCCTAGAAACCCCATATCGTCGTGTTGTAGACGGTGTTGTTACTGACGAAATCGACTACTTATCTGCAATCGAAGAAGGCAACTTTGTGGTTGCACAGGCAAACGCTGAAGTAGATGCTGATAACAAGCTAGTTGACGGTCTTGTACCGTGTCGTCACAAAAACGAATTTACCTTAATGTCATCTGATCAAGTTCAGTATATGGATGTTTCTCCACAGCAAATCATCTCTGTGGCAGCATCACTTATCCCGTTCCTTGAGCACGATGATGCGAACCGTGCATTGATGGGTGCCAACATGCAACGTCAAGCGGTTCCAACATTAAAAGCTGACAAGCCTCTTGTTGGTACTGGTATGGAAAAAACCATCGCTGTTGACTCAGGTGTAACTGCAGTTGCTAAGCGTGGTGGTGTTGTTGATTACGTTGATGCGTCACGTATCGTAGTACGTGTTAACGAAAGTGAAATGGTTCCAGGTGAAGCTGGTATTGATATCTACAACCTAACCAAATACACGCGTTCTAACCAAAACACCTGTATTAACCAGCGTCCTACTTGTAACGTTGGTGAGCCAGTACAACGTGGTGATGTTCTAGCTGACGGTCCATCGACTGACTTGGGTGAATTAGCACTTGGTCAAAACATGCGTATCGCGTTCATGCCTTGGAATGGTTACAACTTCGAGGACTCGATGTTGATTTCTGAGCGTGTAACCAAAGAAGACCGTTTCACAACGATTCACATTCAAGAGCTAAGCTGTATTGCTCGTGATACCAAGTTAGGTTCTGAAGAAATTACTTCAGATATTCCAAACGTTGGTGAGTCTGCATTAAGCAAGCTAGATGAGTCAGGTGTTGTATACATTGGTGCAGAAGTTAAGGGTGGCGACATCCTAGTAGGAAAAGTGACGCCAAAAGGTGAAACACAACTTACTCCTGAAGAAAAACTTCTACGTGCAATCTTCGGTGAAAAAGCTGCTGACGTTAAAGACAGCTCGCTACGTGTACCTAACTCAGTGCAAGGTACCATCATCGACGTACAGATCTTTACTCGCGATGGCGTAGAAAAAGACAAACGTGCCCTTGAAATCGAAGAAATGCAACTTGCTCAAGTTAAGAAAGACTTGGGTGACGAGTTCAGCATTTTAGAAGACGGCATCTATGCACGTGCTAAGAAGCTGCTAATGACAGCTGGCATGAACGAGTCAGACTTAAACAGCATGTCTCGTGACCAGTGGCTAACACAAAGCTTAGCAGACGAAGGTCAGCAAACTGAGCTTGAGCAAATTGCTGAGCAATACGATGCAATCAAAGCAGACTTCGAGAAGAAGTTCGAAGCTAAGCGCCGCAAGATCACTCAAGGTGATGACTTAGCACCGGGCGTATTAAAGATTGTTAAAGTGTACTTAGCGGTTAAACGTCGCCTACAACCAGGTGATAAGATGGCGGGTCGTCACGGTAACAAGGGTGTTATCTCTAACGTTGTTCCTGTAGAAGACATGCCTTACGATGAAAACGGTGAGCCGGTAGACATCGTACTTAACCCACTAGGTGTACCGTCACGTATGAACATCGGTCAGATCCTAGAAACTCACTTAGGTATGGCGGCACGCGGTATCGGTGAGAAGATCGATCGCATGATCAAGGAACAGCAAGAGCTTGCGAAACTTCGTTCATTCTTGAAAGACGTGTACGCAGTTGGCGAATCTCGTCAAATAGTTGATATCGATAACTTCTCAGACGATGAAGTCATGCGCTTAGCTGATAACTTACGTGCAGGCCTACCAATTGCAACACCAGCATTTGATGGTGCAGCAGAGAAAGAAATCAAAGAGCTATTCCGCTTAGCGGATATGCCAGAAAGCGGTCAATTCACGCTTTATGATGGTCGTACTGGCCGTGCGTTTGAGCGTCCTGTAACTGTTGGTTACATGTACATGCTGAAACTTAACCACTTGGTTGATGACAAGATGCACGCCCGTTCAACTGGTTCTTACTCTCTTGTTACGCAACAACCGTTGGGCGGTAAAGCTCAGTTCGGTGGTCAGCGTTTCGGTGAGATGGAGGTATGGGCACTGGAAGCATACGGTGCTGCCTACACCCTACAAGAGATGCTTACTGTTAAGTCGGATGACGTTAACGGTCGTACTAAGATGTACAAGAACCTTGTTGATGGTGATCATCGTATGGAACCTGGTATGCCTGAGTCGTTCAACGTACTACTTAAAGAAATCCGTTCTTTAGGTATTAACATTGAACTAGACCAAGAATAA
- the rplL gene encoding 50S ribosomal protein L7/L12, with protein MSISKDDILNAVAEMSVMEVVELIEAMEEKFGVSAAAAVAVAADAGAAAAEQTEFDVVLESFGGNKVAVIKAVRGATGLGLKEAKEVVESAPKALKEGVSKEEAEALKAELEEAGATVAIK; from the coding sequence ATGTCTATCTCTAAAGACGATATCTTAAATGCAGTTGCTGAAATGTCAGTAATGGAAGTTGTTGAACTAATTGAAGCAATGGAAGAGAAGTTCGGTGTTTCTGCTGCTGCAGCTGTTGCTGTTGCTGCTGACGCTGGTGCAGCTGCTGCTGAGCAAACAGAATTCGACGTAGTTCTAGAAAGCTTCGGTGGTAACAAAGTTGCTGTTATCAAGGCAGTACGTGGTGCTACTGGTCTTGGTCTTAAAGAAGCTAAAGAAGTTGTTGAATCAGCTCCTAAAGCTCTTAAAGAAGGCGTTTCTAAAGAAGAAGCTGAAGCTCTTAAAGCTGAACTTGAAGAAGCAGGCGCAACTGTTGCTATCAAGTAA
- the rplJ gene encoding 50S ribosomal protein L10 gives MAINLDDKKAIVAEVQEAASGALSAVVADSRGVTVEAITALRKQARENGVWMKVVRNTLARRAVEGTPFECLKDSFVGPSLIAFSSEHPGAAARIFSDFAKENDIFELKTAAYEGDVVDVQVLAKLPTYDEAIARLMSAMKEASAGKLVRTIAAVRDQKEQEAA, from the coding sequence ATGGCTATTAATCTTGATGATAAAAAAGCAATTGTTGCTGAAGTTCAAGAAGCTGCCTCTGGCGCTCTTTCAGCTGTTGTTGCCGACTCGCGCGGTGTAACAGTTGAAGCGATTACTGCATTGCGTAAGCAAGCACGTGAAAACGGTGTATGGATGAAAGTCGTTCGTAACACCTTAGCACGTCGTGCAGTAGAAGGTACTCCATTCGAATGTTTGAAAGATTCATTCGTTGGTCCTTCACTAATCGCATTCTCAAGCGAGCACCCAGGTGCTGCAGCGCGTATTTTCAGTGATTTCGCTAAAGAAAACGATATCTTTGAACTTAAAACCGCTGCATACGAAGGTGACGTAGTAGACGTACAAGTACTAGCTAAGCTACCTACTTACGACGAAGCTATTGCACGCTTGATGAGCGCAATGAAAGAAGCATCTGCTGGCAAACTTGTACGCACTATTGCTGCAGTTCGCGATCAGAAAGAGCAAGAAGCAGCTTAA
- the rplA gene encoding 50S ribosomal protein L1, with protein sequence MAKLSKRARLIREKVDVLKEYEINEAIALLKELATANFKESVDVAVKLGIDARKSDQNVRGATVLPHGTGRDVRVAVFTQGANVELAKEAGADIVGMEDLAEQVKAGEMNFDVVIATPDAMRVVGQLGQVLGPRGLMPNPKVGTVTPDVATAVKNAKAGQIRYRNDKNGIIHSTIGKVDFDANQIEENLVALLAALKKAKPAQAKGAYFKKVSLSTTMGAGVTIAQNSLSDI encoded by the coding sequence ATGGCTAAATTATCAAAACGCGCTCGTCTAATCCGTGAAAAAGTAGACGTATTAAAAGAATACGAAATCAATGAAGCAATCGCTTTATTGAAAGAGTTAGCTACTGCTAACTTCAAAGAGTCTGTAGATGTTGCAGTTAAACTAGGCATCGACGCTCGTAAATCTGACCAAAACGTTCGTGGTGCTACTGTACTACCTCACGGTACTGGCCGTGACGTTCGTGTTGCTGTGTTCACACAGGGCGCTAACGTAGAACTAGCTAAAGAAGCTGGTGCAGACATCGTTGGTATGGAAGATCTAGCTGAGCAAGTAAAAGCTGGCGAAATGAACTTCGACGTTGTTATCGCAACTCCAGACGCGATGCGTGTTGTAGGTCAACTAGGTCAAGTATTAGGTCCACGTGGTCTAATGCCAAACCCGAAAGTTGGTACTGTAACTCCAGACGTAGCTACTGCTGTTAAGAACGCAAAAGCTGGTCAGATCCGTTACCGCAACGACAAGAATGGTATCATCCATTCGACTATCGGTAAGGTAGACTTCGACGCGAATCAAATTGAAGAAAACCTAGTTGCTTTATTGGCTGCTCTTAAGAAAGCTAAGCCAGCTCAAGCAAAAGGCGCTTACTTCAAGAAGGTATCTCTTTCAACGACTATGGGTGCTGGTGTAACTATCGCTCAAAACTCTTTGTCTGATATCTAA
- the rplK gene encoding 50S ribosomal protein L11 has product MAKKVQALIKLQVAAGAANPSPPVGPALGQHGVNIMEFCKAFNARTDSLDKGAPVPVVITVYSDRSFTFETKTPPASYLLKKAAGIKSGSGRPNTEKVGTVTTAQLEEIVKMKEPDLTAGSMEAAVRTIAGSARAMGLVVED; this is encoded by the coding sequence ATGGCTAAGAAAGTCCAAGCTTTAATCAAGCTACAGGTTGCTGCTGGTGCAGCTAACCCGTCACCACCAGTTGGTCCTGCTCTAGGTCAACACGGTGTAAACATCATGGAATTCTGTAAAGCGTTTAACGCACGTACAGATTCTTTAGATAAAGGCGCTCCAGTTCCAGTAGTAATTACTGTTTACAGCGATCGCTCTTTCACTTTTGAAACTAAAACTCCACCTGCTTCTTACTTACTTAAGAAAGCTGCTGGTATCAAGAGTGGTTCAGGTCGTCCTAACACTGAGAAAGTTGGTACTGTTACTACAGCTCAACTTGAAGAGATCGTTAAGATGAAAGAACCTGATCTAACTGCTGGTTCAATGGAAGCTGCAGTGCGTACAATTGCTGGCTCTGCCCGTGCAATGGGTTTGGTAGTAGAGGACTAA
- a CDS encoding RNA polymerase sigma factor, protein MKPDFNQLWHQHRTGIARLVMSYEANHDVQDELIQEIGLAIWRSLEKCRDEEKIKAFIYRIAHNQAINHVSRQVKQVDTTPLPCEQLDANEGDHKSGIYTEKQHALLTAMRSLPMNQRQVISLLFEGFSYKQIADITGFTMSHVGVLMNRGKYNLKERLDES, encoded by the coding sequence TTGAAACCAGACTTCAATCAACTTTGGCATCAGCATCGTACGGGGATTGCGCGACTTGTGATGAGTTATGAGGCTAATCACGACGTTCAAGATGAACTCATTCAAGAAATAGGATTAGCGATATGGCGCTCACTTGAAAAATGCCGCGATGAAGAAAAGATCAAAGCGTTCATTTATCGTATTGCCCACAACCAAGCAATCAATCACGTAAGTCGGCAAGTAAAACAAGTCGACACAACACCACTACCTTGTGAACAACTAGATGCCAATGAAGGTGATCATAAATCTGGTATATATACAGAAAAGCAACACGCATTATTAACAGCGATGCGATCACTACCGATGAATCAAAGGCAGGTTATTAGCTTATTGTTCGAAGGGTTCAGTTATAAACAAATAGCCGATATCACCGGTTTTACTATGTCACATGTTGGGGTGTTAATGAACCGAGGTAAATACAATCTAAAGGAACGATTAGATGAATCATAA
- a CDS encoding sulfite exporter TauE/SafE family protein, translating to MYALLTENLRYKLFFAGLLLASLWAVLLMQSANPIDIISDYFGFFFLGIGGAIAANATGAGGGVVFVPSFDALGMQIDEVIATSFAIQCFGMSMGSLSWLLFFHDNNEQKVERTKLLYQAIFASLPFSIIGIWLVQYFPIPAIAETNTLFSWFSLIFGLIVLYHCAYLGKRSTHRYATALTISEVLLIAIVSLIGGIITAWISVGVGEILAVILLLRGFSVMFSVAAGVIVSALSVLSGIYYFISQQLINTDVLMFAAPGALVGAFLARYIAIWLGAQRLKLFLGCWILLVGILGVL from the coding sequence ATGTACGCGCTATTAACAGAGAACCTCCGTTACAAATTATTTTTTGCTGGTTTATTGCTAGCGTCGCTATGGGCTGTGTTACTCATGCAATCGGCGAACCCTATCGATATCATCAGTGATTATTTTGGGTTTTTCTTTCTTGGTATTGGTGGGGCCATCGCCGCTAATGCAACAGGAGCTGGTGGTGGGGTCGTTTTCGTACCATCGTTTGATGCTCTTGGCATGCAAATCGATGAAGTAATTGCCACGAGCTTCGCTATCCAATGTTTTGGTATGAGCATGGGCAGTCTGTCGTGGTTGTTGTTTTTTCATGATAACAACGAGCAGAAAGTTGAGCGCACCAAGCTACTTTACCAAGCAATTTTTGCAAGCTTACCGTTTTCGATAATTGGCATCTGGCTAGTACAATACTTCCCCATTCCAGCAATTGCTGAAACCAATACTTTATTTAGCTGGTTTTCATTGATCTTTGGTCTGATCGTTTTGTATCACTGTGCCTATCTTGGTAAGCGTTCAACGCATCGCTATGCAACAGCGCTCACTATAAGTGAAGTACTACTTATTGCTATTGTCAGCTTGATCGGCGGTATCATCACGGCATGGATATCTGTTGGTGTCGGTGAGATATTGGCTGTTATTTTACTCCTGCGTGGCTTTTCGGTGATGTTTTCCGTCGCTGCCGGGGTTATTGTATCGGCATTATCTGTACTTAGTGGTATTTATTACTTTATTAGCCAACAGTTAATTAATACCGATGTATTAATGTTTGCTGCACCTGGTGCCCTAGTCGGTGCATTCTTAGCTCGCTACATTGCAATATGGCTAGGTGCACAGCGCTTGAAGTTATTTTTAGGTTGCTGGATTTTACTGGTAGGTATACTAGGCGTTTTATAA
- the nusG gene encoding transcription termination/antitermination protein NusG, whose protein sequence is MSEEIKLRWYVVQAFSGYEARVQKTLLEHIKIHSMEDKFGQVLVPTEEVVEMRAGQKRKSARKFFPGYVLVEMAMDEEAWHLVKSVPRVLGFIGGTSDRPMPITKQEADRILQRLDESTDAPRPKTMFEAGEVVRVIDGPFADFNGVVEEMDYEKNRLKVSVSIFGRSTPVELEFSQVEKT, encoded by the coding sequence ATGTCTGAAGAAATCAAATTAAGATGGTATGTAGTTCAAGCGTTTTCTGGCTACGAAGCTCGCGTTCAAAAAACGTTATTAGAACACATTAAAATCCACAGCATGGAAGACAAGTTCGGTCAGGTTTTAGTACCTACTGAAGAAGTTGTTGAAATGCGTGCTGGTCAAAAGCGCAAGAGCGCTCGCAAATTCTTCCCTGGCTATGTTTTAGTTGAGATGGCAATGGACGAAGAAGCATGGCACTTAGTGAAAAGTGTTCCACGCGTACTTGGTTTTATTGGTGGTACCTCTGATCGTCCAATGCCAATTACCAAGCAAGAAGCAGATCGTATTCTTCAGCGTTTAGATGAGTCTACTGATGCTCCGCGTCCTAAGACAATGTTTGAAGCAGGTGAAGTGGTTCGTGTTATCGATGGTCCGTTCGCTGACTTCAATGGTGTTGTTGAAGAAATGGATTATGAAAAGAACCGTCTTAAGGTTTCTGTTTCTATCTTTGGCCGTTCAACACCGGTAGAATTAGAATTCTCACAAGTAGAGAAAACCTAA
- the secE gene encoding preprotein translocase subunit SecE, producing the protein MNASTETPQGGSLDTVKWILVFALLIGAVFGNYYFGEESVLFRALGVVAAVVVAGLIAMQTEKGRTFLTFAKESRTEVRKVVWPTKQESIQTTGIVIVATLIMSLLLWGLDSLLYAIVSFITSLQV; encoded by the coding sequence ATGAATGCAAGTACAGAAACCCCACAAGGTGGTTCTCTAGACACAGTAAAGTGGATTTTGGTTTTCGCTCTTTTAATTGGTGCCGTATTTGGTAACTATTATTTCGGTGAAGAGTCAGTGTTATTTAGAGCGCTAGGTGTTGTTGCCGCTGTAGTTGTAGCAGGTTTAATTGCTATGCAAACAGAAAAAGGTCGCACATTTTTGACTTTCGCCAAAGAATCTCGCACTGAAGTACGTAAGGTTGTATGGCCGACCAAACAAGAATCAATACAGACTACGGGTATTGTAATCGTAGCAACCTTGATTATGTCATTGTTGTTATGGGGCCTAGATAGCCTGTTATACGCAATTGTTAGCTTTATAACTTCTCTACAGGTGTAA
- the tuf gene encoding elongation factor Tu, which translates to MAKEKFERSKPHVNVGTIGHVDHGKTTLTAAISAVLTKTHGGEVRDFAQIDNAPEERERGITINTSHIEYDTADRHYAHVDCPGHADYVKNMITGAAQMDGAILVVAATDGPMPQTREHILLSRQVGVPYIIVFMNKCDMVDDEELLELVEMEVRELLSEYDFPGDDLPVVQGSALGALNGEAQWEEKVLELANHLDTYIPEPERAIDGDFILPIEDVFSIQGRGTVVTGRVERGIIRVGDDVEIVGIKDTTSTTCTGVEMFRKLLDEGRAGENCGVLLRGTKRDEVQRGQVLAKPGSITPHTKFESEVYVLTKDEGGRHTPFFKGYRPQFYFRTTDITGAVELPEGVEMVMPGDNLKFVVELINPIAMDEGLRFAIREGGRTVGAGVVSKIIE; encoded by the coding sequence ATGGCTAAAGAAAAATTTGAACGTTCGAAACCGCACGTTAACGTTGGTACAATCGGCCACGTTGACCACGGTAAAACAACTCTAACTGCTGCGATTTCTGCAGTTCTAACTAAAACTCACGGTGGTGAAGTTCGTGATTTCGCACAAATCGATAACGCTCCAGAAGAGCGTGAGCGTGGTATCACAATCAACACTTCTCACATCGAGTATGACACAGCTGACCGTCACTACGCGCACGTAGACTGTCCAGGTCACGCCGACTACGTTAAAAACATGATCACTGGTGCTGCTCAAATGGACGGCGCGATCTTAGTAGTTGCAGCAACTGATGGTCCAATGCCACAAACACGTGAGCACATCCTACTTTCTCGTCAGGTTGGTGTACCTTACATCATCGTATTCATGAACAAATGTGACATGGTTGATGACGAAGAGCTTCTAGAGCTAGTAGAAATGGAAGTACGTGAACTTCTTTCTGAATACGACTTCCCAGGTGATGACTTACCAGTAGTTCAAGGTTCAGCACTAGGTGCATTGAACGGCGAAGCTCAGTGGGAAGAGAAAGTTCTAGAACTTGCTAACCACTTAGATACTTACATTCCAGAGCCAGAGCGTGCAATCGATGGTGATTTCATCCTACCAATCGAAGACGTATTCTCAATCCAAGGTCGTGGTACTGTTGTAACAGGTCGTGTTGAGCGTGGTATCATCCGTGTAGGTGACGACGTAGAAATCGTTGGTATCAAAGACACTACTTCAACAACTTGTACAGGTGTTGAAATGTTCCGTAAGCTTCTTGACGAAGGTCGTGCTGGTGAGAACTGTGGTGTTCTTCTTCGTGGTACTAAGCGTGATGAAGTACAACGTGGTCAAGTACTTGCTAAGCCAGGTTCAATCACTCCTCACACTAAGTTTGAGTCAGAAGTATACGTACTAACTAAAGATGAAGGTGGTCGTCACACACCATTCTTCAAAGGCTACCGTCCACAGTTCTACTTCCGTACAACTGACATCACTGGTGCAGTAGAGCTTCCAGAAGGTGTAGAAATGGTAATGCCAGGCGACAACTTAAAGTTTGTTGTAGAGCTAATCAACCCAATCGCGATGGACGAAGGTTTACGCTTCGCTATCCGTGAAGGTGGTCGTACAGTAGGTGCTGGTGTTGTATCTAAAATCATCGAGTAA
- a CDS encoding type III pantothenate kinase, with protein MYLFIDAGNTQVKYMLSNGDVLSTIERHSTDAFLALLPSLPTLKQVLLASVANDAFATSVNNWCQQNNTAYRQLTTEQTAFAINNSYGNYQTMGVDRWLAIVGAEEQYPNRNLIIIDSGTATTIDILSADKQHIGGWIVPGIELMANSLFQHTSKVFGQVADIETLLFGDNTSDNVNFGVWAATIGVVNQAIDLCATKKLSDSMLIFTGGYGERLNNAGKFHGKVISDLVFCGIKRYISC; from the coding sequence ATGTATTTATTTATTGATGCAGGAAATACCCAAGTCAAATACATGCTAAGTAATGGTGACGTGTTATCGACTATTGAACGCCATAGCACAGATGCCTTTTTAGCTCTGTTACCAAGTTTACCAACACTCAAGCAAGTGTTATTGGCTAGCGTTGCAAATGATGCGTTCGCAACAAGTGTGAATAACTGGTGTCAGCAAAACAATACAGCTTATCGTCAGCTGACAACTGAACAAACAGCATTTGCTATTAACAATAGTTATGGCAACTACCAAACCATGGGTGTGGATCGCTGGCTTGCTATAGTTGGTGCAGAGGAGCAGTACCCAAATCGTAACTTGATTATTATCGACTCGGGTACCGCGACAACGATTGATATTTTGTCGGCAGATAAACAGCACATCGGTGGTTGGATCGTGCCAGGGATTGAGCTGATGGCCAACAGTTTGTTTCAACATACCAGCAAAGTCTTTGGTCAAGTAGCAGATATTGAAACCTTATTATTTGGTGACAATACCTCTGATAACGTCAACTTCGGGGTATGGGCTGCCACTATTGGTGTTGTTAACCAAGCCATTGACTTATGTGCGACGAAAAAGTTATCGGATAGTATGCTTATATTTACCGGTGGTTACGGCGAGCGTTTAAATAACGCCGGAAAATTTCATGGTAAAGTTATTAGCGACTTGGTTTTTTGCGGTATTAAACGTTATATCAGTTGTTAA